From a single Azospirillum fermentarium genomic region:
- a CDS encoding MFS transporter has protein sequence MIPDRHGNDPVAVARSAHPGLVLLALAMGGFAIGTTEFATMSLLPYFAAGLGIDEPTAGHVISAYALGVVVGAPVIAVLGAAVARRTLLIGLMAVFAAANVLSALAPTYGWMLVFRFLSGLPHGAYFGVAALMAASLVPPHRRAQAVARTMLGLTVATILGVPLANGIGQMLGWRWGFGVVGLLALLTVALVWAYAPTQAPQAGASPLRELGALKRRQVWLTLGIGAIGFGGIFAVYTYVASTLMAVTQVPPHAVPIVLSVFGCGMTAGTLAVAWAADRALMPTVGGVLLWSAASLALYPFAAGNIWAVSLVVFLIGGGGGLGAALQTRLMDVADDAQTLAAALNHSAFNAANALGPWLGGMAIAAGWGWTSTGWVGCALALGGFAVWAVAVIDERLTAARDAARDAVVTEAA, from the coding sequence ATGATACCGGATCGGCACGGCAATGACCCTGTGGCGGTGGCGCGCTCCGCCCATCCGGGGCTGGTGCTGCTGGCCCTGGCCATGGGCGGATTCGCCATCGGCACCACCGAATTCGCCACCATGAGCCTGCTGCCCTATTTCGCCGCCGGTCTGGGCATCGACGAACCCACGGCGGGCCACGTCATCAGCGCCTATGCCCTGGGCGTGGTGGTGGGGGCGCCGGTCATCGCGGTGCTGGGGGCGGCGGTGGCGCGGCGCACGCTGCTGATCGGGCTGATGGCGGTGTTCGCCGCCGCCAACGTGCTGAGCGCGCTGGCCCCCACCTATGGCTGGATGCTGGTCTTCCGGTTCCTGAGCGGGCTGCCCCACGGGGCTTATTTCGGGGTGGCGGCGCTGATGGCCGCGTCGCTGGTGCCGCCGCACCGGCGGGCGCAGGCGGTGGCGCGCACCATGCTGGGGCTGACCGTCGCCACCATCCTGGGCGTGCCGCTGGCCAACGGCATCGGCCAGATGCTGGGGTGGCGCTGGGGATTCGGGGTGGTGGGGCTGCTGGCGCTGCTGACGGTGGCGCTGGTGTGGGCCTATGCCCCCACGCAGGCACCCCAGGCGGGGGCCAGCCCCTTGCGCGAGCTGGGGGCGCTGAAACGGCGGCAGGTGTGGCTGACGCTGGGCATCGGCGCCATCGGGTTCGGCGGGATCTTCGCGGTCTATACCTATGTCGCCTCGACCCTGATGGCGGTGACGCAGGTGCCGCCCCATGCGGTGCCCATCGTGCTGAGCGTGTTCGGCTGCGGCATGACCGCCGGCACGCTGGCCGTGGCGTGGGCCGCCGACCGGGCGCTGATGCCGACGGTGGGCGGCGTCCTGCTGTGGAGTGCCGCATCGCTGGCGCTGTACCCCTTTGCCGCCGGCAACATCTGGGCGGTGTCGCTGGTGGTGTTTTTGATCGGCGGCGGCGGCGGGCTGGGGGCAGCACTCCAGACCCGCCTGATGGATGTGGCCGACGACGCCCAGACCCTGGCCGCGGCGCTGAACCACAGCGCGTTCAACGCCGCCAACGCGCTGGGGCCGTGGCTGGGCGGCATGGCGATTGCCGCGGGCTGGGGCTGGACCTCCACCGGGTGGGTGGGCTGCGCGCTGGCGCTGGGCGGCTTTGCCGTGTGGGCGGTGGCGGTGATCGACGAGCGCCTGACCGCCGCACGGGACGCCGCACGGGACGCTGTGGTCACCGAGGCCGCCTGA
- the tnpC gene encoding IS66 family transposase, whose product MTAAPPPAAVADDIASLRAALAQAEARADAAEAEAARARAMASNTEALIASLKLEIEKLRRELYGTRSERKARLLDQLEFQLEELEATASEDELAAEQAAARTTGVTAFTRKRPSRQPFPGHLPRERVVVPAPATCPCCGSDKLCKLGETITETLEVIPRQWKVIQTVRERFSCRACETISQPPAPFHTTPRGWAGPNLLATILFEKFGQHQPLNRQAERFAREGVPLSLSTLADQVGTAAAVLKPLHDLIAAHVMAAERLHGDDTPVPVLAKGKTDTGRLWVYVRDDRPFAGQAPPVALFHYSRDRKGEHPERHLAGFKGWLQADAFAGYNRLYEPERQPGPISDVLCWAHARRGFFKLADIATNTRRGKDAPPISPLALEAVTRIDALFDLERALNGKPAAERLAARQEHGVTLVAALEGWMRTERARLSRHAPVAKAMDYMLTRWDGFTRFLGDGRLCLTSNAAERGLRGIALGRKAWLFCGSDRGGQRAAIMYGLITTAKLNNVDPQAWLADVLARINDMPQNRLHELLPWEWKAMREQAKAA is encoded by the coding sequence ATGACCGCCGCCCCGCCCCCTGCCGCCGTGGCCGACGACATCGCCAGCTTGCGCGCCGCCTTGGCGCAGGCCGAGGCGCGGGCGGACGCGGCGGAAGCCGAAGCGGCGCGGGCCAGGGCGATGGCTTCGAACACCGAGGCGCTGATCGCCAGCCTGAAGCTGGAAATCGAGAAGCTCCGGCGCGAGCTCTACGGCACGCGCTCCGAGCGCAAGGCACGCCTGCTGGACCAGTTGGAGTTCCAGCTTGAAGAGCTGGAAGCGACGGCCAGTGAGGACGAGTTGGCAGCCGAGCAGGCCGCTGCCCGAACCACCGGGGTGACGGCCTTCACCCGCAAGCGGCCCTCGCGCCAGCCCTTTCCCGGCCACCTGCCGCGCGAGCGCGTCGTTGTGCCGGCCCCCGCGACCTGCCCGTGCTGCGGCTCGGACAAGCTGTGCAAGCTGGGCGAAACGATTACCGAGACGCTGGAGGTGATCCCGCGCCAGTGGAAGGTGATCCAGACGGTGCGCGAGCGGTTCTCCTGCCGGGCCTGCGAGACGATCAGCCAGCCGCCGGCACCGTTCCACACCACCCCGCGGGGCTGGGCCGGCCCCAACCTGCTGGCCACCATCCTGTTCGAGAAGTTCGGCCAGCATCAGCCGCTGAACCGGCAGGCCGAACGCTTCGCGCGGGAGGGCGTGCCGCTCAGCCTGTCCACCCTGGCCGACCAGGTGGGCACCGCCGCCGCGGTGCTGAAGCCGCTGCACGACCTGATCGCGGCGCATGTGATGGCGGCTGAGCGGTTGCATGGGGACGACACCCCGGTGCCCGTGCTGGCCAAGGGCAAGACCGATACCGGGCGCCTGTGGGTGTATGTGCGCGATGACCGGCCGTTCGCCGGCCAAGCCCCACCGGTGGCGCTGTTCCACTATTCCCGCGACCGCAAAGGCGAACATCCCGAACGGCACCTGGCCGGCTTCAAAGGCTGGCTGCAGGCCGATGCGTTCGCCGGCTACAACCGGCTGTACGAACCCGAGCGACAGCCGGGGCCGATCAGCGACGTGCTGTGCTGGGCGCATGCCCGGCGCGGCTTCTTCAAGCTGGCCGACATCGCTACGAACACCAGGCGCGGCAAGGATGCCCCGCCGATCTCGCCGCTGGCGCTGGAGGCCGTGACGCGCATCGACGCCCTCTTCGATCTCGAGCGTGCCTTGAACGGCAAGCCGGCGGCCGAGCGGCTGGCGGCACGCCAGGAGCATGGCGTCACCCTGGTAGCCGCGCTGGAGGGCTGGATGCGGACGGAGCGGGCCCGGCTCTCCCGCCATGCCCCCGTGGCCAAGGCGATGGACTACATGCTGACGCGCTGGGACGGCTTCACCCGCTTCCTCGGCGATGGCCGGCTGTGCCTGACGAGCAACGCCGCCGAACGCGGCCTGCGCGGGATCGCCCTCGGGAGGAAGGCGTGGCTGTTCTGCGGCTCCGATCGCGGCGGCCAGCGGGCGGCGATCATGTATGGCCTGATCACCACCGCCAAGCTGAACAACGTTGACCCGCAGGCCTGGCTCGCCGACGTGCTGGCGCGCATCAACGACATGCCACAAAACCGCCTGCACGAACTCCTGCCCTGGGAGTGGAAGGCGATGCGCGAGCAGGCAAAAGCTGCCTGA
- a CDS encoding DJ-1/PfpI family protein, producing MTVTFGILCFPGVQQLDLTGPYEVFASAPDARVHLVWKDRAPVRSATGLWLAPDTNFAEAPSFDVLCVPGGAGVNALLTDGETLDFIRRQAAGARFITSVCTGSLVLGAAGLLRGKRAASHWNALDFLPRFGAEPVRARVVRDGALITAGGVTSGIDFGLSVVAELWGQPVAEGIQLMMEYAPAPPFDAGTPGTASPDVLAATRRRLAPMREERDVLLTPGGGVC from the coding sequence ATGACGGTGACTTTCGGAATCCTGTGTTTCCCCGGCGTCCAGCAACTGGACCTGACCGGCCCGTACGAGGTGTTCGCCAGCGCCCCCGATGCGCGGGTCCATCTGGTGTGGAAGGACCGGGCGCCGGTGCGCTCGGCCACCGGGCTGTGGCTCGCCCCCGACACCAACTTTGCCGAGGCCCCGTCCTTCGACGTGCTGTGCGTGCCGGGCGGGGCCGGGGTCAACGCGCTGCTGACCGATGGTGAGACGCTGGATTTCATCCGGCGGCAGGCGGCGGGGGCGCGCTTCATCACCTCGGTGTGCACCGGGTCGCTGGTGCTGGGGGCGGCGGGGCTGCTGCGCGGCAAGCGGGCGGCCAGCCACTGGAACGCCCTGGATTTCCTGCCGCGGTTCGGGGCGGAGCCGGTTCGGGCGCGGGTGGTGCGCGACGGGGCGCTCATCACCGCCGGGGGTGTCACCTCGGGCATCGACTTCGGCCTGAGCGTGGTGGCGGAGCTGTGGGGACAGCCGGTGGCCGAGGGCATTCAGCTGATGATGGAATACGCCCCGGCCCCGCCGTTCGACGCCGGCACCCCCGGCACCGCCTCGCCCGACGTGCTGGCAGCCACCCGCCGCCGGCTGGCCCCGATGCGGGAGGAGCGGGACGTCCTCCTCACCCCCGGTGGCGGTGTGTGCTGA
- a CDS encoding TetR/AcrR family transcriptional regulator: MAKGKTKYHHGDLRRMLVEAGVAFLKDNDAAGLSVRTLAKSLGVSEAAPYHHFADRQAFEHAVIGEGYAVLRARCEAAARSGGGLAGLFAAYVGFAADHPNLFRFMHRSGAARDPAHTDLYAQSTAAFDPLLAEVRRRAADAGITQGDRIGFLALMVWTQVHGLADIVLTDFLRLGDERDAFCRRAYAYIETSLGAALHDAGAPAPRPGRE; this comes from the coding sequence GTGGCGAAGGGAAAGACCAAATACCACCACGGCGACCTGCGCCGGATGCTGGTCGAGGCCGGCGTGGCCTTTCTGAAGGACAATGACGCCGCCGGGCTGAGCGTGCGCACGCTCGCCAAATCCCTGGGCGTATCCGAAGCCGCCCCCTATCACCACTTCGCCGACCGGCAGGCGTTCGAGCACGCGGTCATCGGCGAAGGGTACGCGGTGCTTCGCGCCCGCTGCGAGGCGGCCGCCCGCTCCGGCGGTGGTCTTGCCGGCCTTTTCGCCGCCTATGTCGGCTTTGCCGCCGACCACCCCAACCTGTTCCGTTTCATGCACCGCTCGGGTGCCGCGCGCGACCCGGCCCATACCGATCTCTATGCCCAATCGACGGCCGCGTTCGATCCCCTGCTGGCCGAGGTCCGCCGCCGGGCCGCGGATGCCGGCATCACCCAGGGCGACCGCATAGGTTTTCTCGCCCTCATGGTCTGGACGCAGGTCCACGGGCTGGCCGACATCGTTCTCACCGACTTCCTGCGGCTGGGGGACGAGCGGGATGCCTTCTGCCGGCGCGCCTATGCCTACATCGAAACCAGCCTCGGCGCGGCTTTGCACGACGCCGGCGCCCCGGCACCGCGTCCGGGACGGGAGTGA
- the tnpA gene encoding IS66-like element accessory protein TnpA has protein sequence MAYQRVEVLTGTERRRNYTPAEKVRMVEEAFRPGVVVTEVARRLGVHESLLYRWRGLMKATGIAVGEPPSFTAVTITPEPTVTELPVVEPRAPLPPPATSATSPAILEVILPSGARLRLEGPVDPALAAAVIGALA, from the coding sequence ATGGCTTACCAGCGGGTCGAGGTTCTGACGGGGACGGAGCGGCGGCGGAACTACACGCCGGCGGAGAAGGTCCGGATGGTCGAGGAGGCGTTCCGCCCCGGCGTGGTGGTGACGGAGGTGGCCCGCCGGCTGGGCGTGCACGAAAGCCTGCTGTATCGCTGGCGGGGGCTGATGAAGGCCACGGGGATCGCCGTGGGCGAACCGCCCAGCTTCACTGCGGTGACCATCACGCCGGAGCCGACCGTCACGGAACTGCCGGTCGTGGAGCCCCGTGCGCCATTGCCGCCTCCGGCGACGTCGGCCACGAGCCCGGCGATCCTCGAGGTCATCCTGCCCAGCGGGGCACGCCTGCGTCTGGAAGGGCCGGTCGACCCGGCCCTGGCGGCGGCCGTCATCGGTGCCCTGGCATGA
- a CDS encoding MFS transporter, giving the protein MPNRSPANPTLLLAALAGLGEFAATAYLPAIPSMAATFETGPGAVQATVSAGLLTFAAANLVLGPLSDRVGRRAVLLPALAVYLIGCALAVAAPAVAWLYPARVLTAAGACAGLAVGRAVARDLYDGADLTRRLTAVTLAFSVAPVLAPLIGGALTEVLGWRSVFLAAFLYAAVLVPCVWRFPETLKVRQTQQSLLASVSDYPAMALRRESAPALFASALLVAALFCFLVGAPVIFLTSLGLSPAVYGCFPLIAMSGFVLGALLSARLAGRLPGWRAVRAGTAIAFSGTLVMLAVPVSPVGMLGAMALFNTGLGLALPAAGADVLRAFPGRAGQASALLGFIQIAGGALGAGMASSGAGAPERMVPVTMAVLAGLACVTATVPGPVKARETAP; this is encoded by the coding sequence ATGCCAAACCGCTCCCCCGCCAACCCCACGCTTTTGCTTGCCGCCTTGGCGGGTTTGGGCGAATTCGCCGCGACGGCCTATCTGCCGGCCATCCCCAGCATGGCCGCCACGTTCGAAACCGGGCCGGGGGCGGTGCAGGCGACGGTCTCCGCCGGGCTGTTGACCTTCGCCGCCGCCAACCTCGTGCTCGGGCCGTTGTCCGACAGGGTTGGGCGGCGGGCCGTTCTGCTGCCCGCCTTGGCCGTCTACCTCATCGGCTGTGCGCTTGCCGTGGCGGCACCGGCGGTTGCCTGGCTTTATCCGGCACGGGTGCTCACCGCGGCGGGGGCCTGCGCCGGGCTGGCCGTAGGGCGTGCAGTGGCACGTGATCTTTATGACGGCGCGGATCTGACGCGGCGGCTGACCGCCGTCACGCTTGCCTTTTCGGTTGCCCCGGTGCTCGCTCCCCTGATCGGCGGCGCGCTGACCGAGGTTCTGGGATGGCGCAGCGTCTTCCTCGCCGCCTTCCTGTACGCCGCGGTTCTGGTCCCCTGTGTCTGGCGCTTTCCCGAAACACTGAAAGTCCGGCAGACGCAGCAGTCCCTTCTCGCCTCGGTTTCGGACTATCCGGCCATGGCGCTTCGGCGCGAGAGTGCGCCCGCCCTGTTCGCCAGCGCCCTGCTGGTCGCCGCCCTCTTCTGCTTCCTGGTCGGCGCCCCGGTCATTTTCCTGACCAGCCTCGGACTATCGCCGGCGGTCTATGGATGCTTTCCGCTCATCGCCATGAGCGGTTTCGTGCTCGGCGCCCTGCTGTCCGCACGTCTCGCCGGGCGGTTGCCGGGGTGGAGGGCGGTTCGGGCCGGAACAGCCATTGCCTTTTCCGGCACGCTCGTCATGCTGGCCGTGCCGGTTTCCCCCGTCGGGATGCTCGGTGCCATGGCCCTGTTCAACACGGGGCTGGGTTTGGCCCTGCCCGCTGCCGGGGCTGATGTCCTGCGGGCCTTTCCAGGACGCGCCGGCCAAGCCTCGGCCCTGCTCGGGTTCATCCAGATCGCCGGAGGAGCGCTGGGGGCCGGCATGGCGTCCTCCGGGGCCGGTGCCCCCGAACGCATGGTGCCCGTGACCATGGCCGTTCTGGCGGGGCTTGCGTGCGTCACCGCCACCGTTCCTGGCCCCGTGAAAGCCAGGGAGACCGCCCCCTGA
- the tnpB gene encoding IS66 family insertion sequence element accessory protein TnpB (TnpB, as the term is used for proteins encoded by IS66 family insertion elements, is considered an accessory protein, since TnpC, encoded by a neighboring gene, is a DDE family transposase.), producing the protein MIPVPSGVRVWLASGHTDMRKGWASLALLVQERFAQDPHSGHLFIFRGRRGDLVKIIWYDGQGSCLFMKRLERGRFIWPTPADGAVSISVGQMGYLLEGIDWRNPQKTWRPETAG; encoded by the coding sequence ATGATCCCGGTGCCGAGCGGGGTGCGGGTGTGGCTGGCCAGCGGGCACACCGACATGCGCAAGGGCTGGGCGAGCCTGGCGTTGCTGGTGCAGGAACGCTTCGCCCAAGACCCGCACAGCGGCCATCTCTTCATCTTCCGCGGGCGCCGCGGCGATCTGGTGAAGATCATCTGGTATGACGGCCAGGGCAGTTGCCTGTTCATGAAGAGGCTGGAGCGGGGCCGTTTCATCTGGCCCACGCCGGCGGACGGCGCGGTGTCGATCTCGGTTGGGCAGATGGGCTATCTGCTCGAAGGCATCGACTGGCGCAACCCGCAGAAGACTTGGCGTCCCGAGACCGCAGGGTGA
- a CDS encoding IS5 family transposase has translation MRTEISDGEWAVIGPLLPSERGRGCRPAHDNRRFFNGINYVLRTGIPWRDLPERYGNWNSIFRRFRRWCVQGVFDEILETLVELGITDDWKDQMVDSTTVRGHSQAAGAKGGPARRDLVVRAAALRARSTHGAIGPGGPWPSS, from the coding sequence ATGCGTACGGAGATATCGGATGGCGAATGGGCGGTGATTGGCCCGCTTTTGCCTTCGGAGCGCGGGCGAGGCTGCCGGCCAGCCCATGACAATCGCCGTTTTTTCAACGGGATAAACTATGTTTTGCGTACTGGTATTCCCTGGCGGGACTTGCCGGAGCGCTATGGAAACTGGAATTCGATCTTTCGACGGTTCCGGCGCTGGTGTGTCCAAGGGGTCTTCGACGAGATCCTCGAAACGCTGGTCGAGTTGGGCATTACCGACGACTGGAAGGATCAGATGGTCGATAGCACGACGGTTCGGGGTCACAGCCAAGCCGCGGGCGCAAAAGGGGGACCTGCGCGGCGGGATTTGGTCGTTCGCGCGGCGGCTTTACGAGCAAGATCCACGCACGGTGCGATCGGACCGGGCGGCCCCTGGCCTTCATCGTGA
- a CDS encoding helix-turn-helix domain-containing protein: MAVAVAAVLARFHNSQTGLTCPSLDSITRLAGFCERSVRKAIAALIRAGLLIVTRRRAQTSLYSLRLKAAPGAGSDNRGIAPEALSADDEWHPVLAVPAPSAAKQGKEPLPTGRVGVSTEPADLEAERLARRIQQASSTPWRLDNARRDTLEAIRRAGIDAVHAEAERLRGAGLAAWQVRQRLEALTAPPLLPMRPSRRPSR; encoded by the coding sequence ATGGCTGTTGCCGTGGCGGCGGTGCTGGCGCGGTTCCACAATTCCCAGACCGGCCTGACGTGTCCCAGCCTGGACAGCATCACCCGTCTCGCCGGCTTCTGCGAACGGTCGGTGCGCAAGGCGATTGCCGCGCTGATCCGGGCCGGTCTGCTGATCGTGACGCGGCGCCGGGCGCAGACATCCCTTTATAGCCTGCGCCTGAAAGCGGCACCGGGTGCCGGTTCCGACAACAGGGGTATTGCACCGGAAGCCCTGTCGGCGGACGATGAATGGCACCCGGTGCTGGCTGTACCGGCACCGAGTGCCGCCAAACAAGGGAAAGAACCTCTACCGACCGGACGGGTGGGGGTGTCAACGGAACCCGCGGACCTGGAGGCCGAACGGCTGGCCCGGCGGATACAGCAGGCCAGTTCCACCCCCTGGCGTCTCGACAATGCCCGCCGGGACACGCTGGAGGCCATCCGCCGCGCCGGAATCGATGCCGTCCATGCCGAGGCCGAGCGGCTGAGAGGGGCCGGTCTGGCAGCGTGGCAGGTGCGCCAGCGGCTGGAGGCGCTGACCGCCCCCCCCCTCCTGCCGATGCGTCCGTCACGCCGCCCGTCACGGTGA